From the Brachyhypopomus gauderio isolate BG-103 chromosome 5, BGAUD_0.2, whole genome shotgun sequence genome, one window contains:
- the lsm10 gene encoding U7 snRNA-associated Sm-like protein LSm10, translating into MASQSIRERTIAENSLVVLLQGLHGEVTTVDLRDESTARGRVINVDAFMNVRLEDVLYKDRRGRLSKMADLFITGRNVRYVHIPDHVDISRTIETQLEKIQRVRCFSQKGGRKEYEKKKK; encoded by the coding sequence ATGGCGTCTCAGTCGATACGTGAACGCACGATCGCAGAAAACAGCCTGGTGGTCCTGCTGCAGGGTCTCCATGGCGAGGTTACCACAGTGGACCTGCGGGACGAGAGCACAGCGCGCGGGCGCGTCATCAACGTGGACGCGTTCATGAACGTCCGTCTGGAGGACGTGCTGTACAAGGACCGGCGGGGCCGCCTCTCCAAGATGGCCGACCTGTTCATAACCGGACGCAACGTTCGCTATGTGCACATCCCGGACCACGTGGACATCAGCAGGACCATCGAGACACAGCTGGAGAAGATACAGCGCGTCCGCTGCTTTTCACAGAAAGGCGGGAGGAAGGAAtatgagaagaagaagaaatag